A region from the Aliarcobacter thereius LMG 24486 genome encodes:
- a CDS encoding peptidase U32 family protein → MNKQKVELLSPAGNLEKLKIAINYGADAVYGGVSHFSLRIRAGKEFTFETFKEGIEYAHARGKKVYATINGFPFNSQIELLKKHIINMAEVKPDAFIVAAPGVIKLCRELAPQIPIHVSTQANVLNYLDAQVYWDMGVKRIIAAREISLKDIKEIKKHLPEMEIEIFVHGSMCFAYSGRCLISAVQMGRVPNRGSCANDCRFEYTLYAGNEEHGSLFRLEEEPGVGTYIFNSKDMNLASHIKEILDTGAVDSLKIEGRTKSPYYAAVTAKAYREAIDDYFADNFDAEKYQRELHTTKNRGFTDAYLVHRPFEKTDSQNHAYALSKGSYEVTGLVSEDEEHFYCKYKVYPNEDIEIFTPHNTVLDTCDNEIGKIFKKDDGLYYINFKKILTDTNKELESVHSGNINKIQLPCKLPYLTMFRIKNEEVNIE, encoded by the coding sequence ATGAATAAGCAAAAAGTAGAGTTGCTTAGCCCAGCTGGGAATTTAGAAAAATTAAAAATTGCTATAAATTATGGTGCAGATGCTGTTTATGGTGGAGTTAGCCACTTTAGTTTAAGAATTAGAGCAGGAAAAGAGTTTACATTTGAAACATTTAAAGAAGGTATTGAATATGCACATGCAAGAGGTAAAAAAGTATATGCAACAATAAATGGCTTCCCTTTTAATTCTCAAATAGAACTTTTAAAAAAACATATTATAAATATGGCAGAAGTAAAACCAGATGCATTTATAGTTGCAGCACCTGGAGTTATTAAACTTTGTAGAGAATTAGCTCCACAAATACCAATTCATGTATCAACTCAAGCAAATGTTTTAAACTATCTTGATGCACAAGTTTATTGGGATATGGGAGTAAAAAGAATAATTGCAGCTAGAGAAATATCATTAAAAGATATAAAAGAGATAAAAAAGCATTTACCTGAAATGGAGATTGAAATTTTTGTTCATGGTTCTATGTGTTTTGCATATAGTGGAAGATGTTTAATAAGTGCTGTTCAAATGGGAAGAGTTCCAAATAGAGGTTCATGTGCAAATGATTGTAGATTTGAATATACACTTTATGCTGGAAATGAAGAGCATGGAAGTCTGTTTAGACTTGAAGAGGAACCAGGAGTTGGAACATATATTTTTAATTCAAAAGATATGAATCTTGCAAGTCATATAAAAGAGATTTTAGATACAGGAGCTGTTGATAGTTTAAAAATAGAAGGAAGAACAAAATCACCATATTATGCAGCGGTAACTGCAAAAGCATATAGAGAAGCTATTGATGACTATTTTGCAGATAATTTTGATGCAGAAAAATATCAAAGAGAGTTACACACTACAAAAAATAGAGGATTTACAGATGCTTATTTGGTTCATAGACCATTTGAAAAAACAGATTCTCAAAACCATGCATATGCTTTAAGTAAAGGAAGTTATGAAGTAACAGGACTTGTGAGTGAAGATGAAGAGCATTTTTACTGCAAATACAAAGTTTATCCAAATGAAGATATTGAAATATTTACTCCTCATAATACAGTTTTAGATACTTGTGATAATGAAATCGGGAAAATATTTAAAAAAGATGATGGATTGTATTATATAAATTTCAAAAAGATTTTAACTGATACAAATAAAGAGCTTGAAAGTGTTCATAG